The proteins below come from a single Mugil cephalus isolate CIBA_MC_2020 chromosome 7, CIBA_Mcephalus_1.1, whole genome shotgun sequence genomic window:
- the mrpl37 gene encoding 39S ribosomal protein L37, mitochondrial, with protein sequence MFPETAQRLGAVAPLFSQTVFLRDLIRLSAHGGVGRLQARRHFGVSPRLTAKITPQRKPRERVEIPGLEMITYGERMHYVPGLAKPVYPHWERDYKDPRYYWSPPREQMPLYKDKPCYVFHQRTSMLEGVLQAAWLTKTKLISGLPPQLLSLAETSGNLLPDQDERVQNAIKHARFWDTTEARPNKLKYSNTLLLNLLHLCTTLQTTYPAIGRRSLTEKYSLKASWKRGEDLLQVRGQNGLLHNSMDPLPEVSGKKEVSDTADHVLKTFYPVSPTIDLQKVQLYKEEENCTGFVGDYPYPHAHTLYLLESEERYKLGPEQFKAKMIMFAFGNALARAHIQYGTQPLRELDRPITVQAVGTNGRLFHFLVYQLNTTDLSGDDGIKNQMWLDETVELYDYAKVKPLIKKRQVKVPAGLAGYKPEAFNKFLALYLHGVV encoded by the exons ATGTTTCCAGAAACGGCTCAGCGTCTCGGAGCGGTGGCTCCGTTGTTCTCTCAAACCGTTTTCCTGAGGGATTTGATTCGGTTGTCCGCACATGGAGGAGTCGGCCGTCTGCAGGCCCGGAGGCACTTCGGTGTCAGCCCACGTCTGACAGCCAAAATCACTCCTCAGCGGAAACCCAGGGAGAGAGTGGAAATCCCGGGATTGGAGATGATCACGTACGGAGAACGGATGCACTATGTACCGGGGCTGGCTAAGCCCGTGTACCCACATTGGGAGAGGGACTATAAGGACCCGAGATATTACTGGTCTCCCCCTCGTGAACAGATGCCACTGTACAAAGACAAACCGTGCTATGTGTTCCACCAGAGGACCAGTATGCTGGAAG GTGTGCTTCAGGCTGCATGGTTGACCAAAACCAAGTTGATCTCGGGTTTGCCCCCTCAGCTCCTCTCATTGGCCGAGACGTCTGGGAATCTGTTGCCAGATCAGGATGAGCGGGTGCAGAATGCCATCAAACACGCCCGCTTCTGGGACACGACAGAGGCTCGTCCAAACAAATTGAAATACAG CAACACTTTGCTGCTCAACCTGCTCCATCTGTGTACGACCCTACAGACCACTTACCCAGCCATCGGAAGGAGGAGCCTTACGGAGAAGTACTCGCTGAAGGCCTCGTGGAAAAGAG GTGAGGACCTGTTGCAGGTTAGGGGTCAGAATGGTTTATTGCATAACAGCATGGATCCTCTCCCAGAGGTTTCTGGGAAAAAGGAAGTGTCAGACACAGCAGATCATGTCCTGAAAACCTTCTATCCCGTCTCCCCCACCATCGACCTGCAGAAAGTGCAATTatacaaagaggaggagaactgCACAG GTTTTGTGGGGGACTATCCTTACCCTCACGCCCACACGCTTTACTTGCTGGAGTCTGAGGAGCGATATAAACTTGGCCCAGAGCAGTTTAAAGCCAAGATGATCATGTTCGCCTTTGGAAATGCTCTGGCCcgcgcacacatacagtatgga ACGCAGCCCCTGCGTGAATTAGATCGTCCTATAACTGTACAGGCCGTGGGGACCAACGGTAGACTGTTCCACTTTCTGGTTTACCAGCTCAACACCACAGATCTCTCAGGAGACGATGGGATTAAGAACCAG ATGTGGCTGGATGAAACCGTTGAGCTGTATGATTATGCCAAAGTCAAACCACTCATCAAGAAGAGACAAGTGAAG GTACCAGCAGGTCTGGCAGGATACAAGCCTGAAGCATTCAACAAGTTCCTGGCCCTGTACCTGCATGGAGTTGTATAG